CAGTTTTTCCGTGGAAAAAGGAACTGTGTTTTCATTTCTTGGCCCCAATGGTGCTGGAAAGACAACCACAGTGGAGATTCTAGAAGGGTTAAGAAAGAAAGATGAGGGAGAGATCTACTATTTCGGAAAAAGGAAAGAATTTTTGGATAACGATACTAAGAAGAAAATAGGGGTTTGCCTTCAGAAAAATTCATTTTTTGAAAACCTCACCGCGTGGGAAACTCTGAAACTTTTCAAAGGGCTTTACGGAAGAGGACTAGAACTTTCAGAAGTTGTTGATTTGTTTAGTCTAGAAGGGATAAGAAACAAGAGAGTGAAAAATCTCTCCGGCGGACAATTTCAAAGACTTGCTGTAGCGATCGCTTTTATCAATGATCCTGAGATCGTTTTTCTCGATGAACCTACCACAGGACTCGATCCTCAAGCGAGAAGACAAGTGTGGGAAGTGATCAAACATTTCAAAAATCGTGGCAAGACGATCTTTTTAACAACCCATTATATGGAAGAAGCAGAGAGACTTTCGGATTACGTGTGTATCATCGATCACGGCAAGATCATCGCCGAAGGGTCACCAGATCACTTGATAAACTCTTCAGGCCTGAAAACGGTTGTAGAGTTCGACAGCGAACAGAGCATCACGGTGGATTTTCTTGAAAAAAAAGGCAGTCATTACGTTGTTGAAACAGATAAACCGGAAGAGTTAATAAAAGATCTCATAAAGAGATGGGACGTTTCAAATATTATGATCAGGAAGCCTAATCTCGAAGACGTTTTTTTAAAACTCACAGGTAGGGATCTGAGAGAATGAGGCGATTGATCGTCTCCATTCTGAAGAACGATTATTTCAGAAACAAAGGCACTCTTTTTTGGAATTTCATCTTTCCGATTGTTCTATACTTAATTCTGGTTTCTATCTTCGGTGGCATGCCATCCAGTATGAATCTTAGAATAGGGATAGTTGGGGATAGCAAGATATTGAAAAGCGTTTTCGATAACCTACCATCGGGAATAAAAGTGATTGAAATCGAAGAACCTGAGAAAGCCCTGAAATATGGGAGAGTTGATGCATGTATTATCATACCTGAAAATTTTGATTCTTTGTTTTCACAAGCCCTCTTTCTTTCTAAAACAAAAGTGCGAGTTCCGGTCAGGATAACCGTCGCCTATGCAGCGGAAAGGCAAGAATCGATAGCCCTAGCCAACATTATTTCAAGTATTCTAGAATCTCTTGATTTACAGATTAGAAAACTCAAGGAAGTCAAGGTGGAATACAAAAAGAAGGAAAGGGAAAATATTAATTACTCACATTTCGTGTTTCCTGCCATTTTACTTGTAGGGATAATGTCCGTCGGCCTCTTCACGGTTCCCTATCAACTGGTACTTTACAAAGAACAAGGCATTTTGAAAAGACTCCTCGCATCTCCTTTGAGCAAATATGGATACCTAGTCGTTCTTATCGTTTGCGGGCTCTTTGCTATGACAATGACGTCTACCGGAATCATGGTCCTCGCACGGGTGGTTTACGGAGTTTCCCGTTTGAGTTTAAATTTTTTCGGCGGTGTACTTTTCTCTTTCCTAACTTTTCTGAGCATTTCTTTCCTCATGGTTTCTTTGTTCAAAAGTTTTTCCGCTCTTGGTGCGGCTTCGCAGGTTTTCAACCAAATTTTTATGTTCATGGGGGGATTCTACTTCGACGTGTCAAACGTTCCTTGGCCTTTGAAAGCTTTTGTTCTGGGGAATCCAGCCACGTATCTTGTGGACTATTTGAGGGGGAATCTTGGTTACAAGATGATCTATTCGAACCACCTTTTGGTTCCAGTCATATGGATTGCTGTTTCTCTGATCCTTTTCTTGTTTAGATGGAGGCAGGTGATGGTCGTTGAGTAAGTTTTTAGCTCTCTTTCTCGCTATGTGGAAACAAGCTTGGAGGGATAGAACAGCTACTTTTTTCGGAGTAGCTTTTCCTGTGTTGTTTCTTTTGATATTTGGTTTCATCTTCGGGGGTTCTGGAACTTCTGCGAAGACAGCTGTTGTAGTTGCTGACTACGAACCCTCAAGTTTTTCGGATTTCGGTGATGTCTTTTCGTCTCTCGAAGAAATAAAGGATTACTACCACGAGGTAGCTGTGATAAAGAGCGATAAAATAATCTTCATAAGAAACACAAGCGACGAATATTATTCATCTCTCCTCGATTCTTGGGAAATGTCTTTGAAAACCAGAGTGGAGAGACTCCTCAACAGATTGAATCCCGTTGTGATTGTGGAAAAGAAGGCTGTGGGAAGCTCTAAAGAGCTCACTCCGTTCGATTACACCCTCACTGGAGTTATAGCCATTTCCCTTCTTTCAATTGGCCTTTTTGGAACGGTAGAGGTGTTTTCACACTATCGTGAGAGAGGGTTCTTGAAAAGGTTAAAAGCAACACCAATTGGAAATTTTTCTTTCGTCTTTGGTTTGATATCAGCAAGAATGTTTTATGGTATCGTGAGTACGTCGATTATTCTAATACTTGGTGTTCTCATTTTCGACGTGCACTACTCCTTGAATGTACCTTTTTTTCTTCTTTCTGTGGTGAGCTCTGTTCTCTCCTTCATCGCGTTGGGAGCTTTTATTTCTCTCGTTTTTAAGAAATCAGAAATAGCTTCAGAAGTCGCCGTCATAATCTTTACAATAATGATGTTCTTAGCAGGTGTATATTTCCCTGTTTCCTTCCTTCCTCGCTATCTGAAATTTGTCTCTTACTTTCTTCCTGTAAAGTACGGTGTGGAACTTATCAGATATTCCATGGGTTTTGAAATATTCCCATTCTCTCAGTATCTTTTCACAACTTCTGTGATGTTTCTACTCGGACTTGCATTCGTATTTTATACATCTATTCTCGTTTTTAGAGAAGAAGATTAAACATTCCATTTGACAATTTCAGAGAGATCTTTTCTCACTCTCTCGGTGTTCTCTATTTTTCTATGTTTTTCTGAAAGAATGGCTTCATCGCCCAGAAATCCAATGGCGATAAGTGTTATAAGGATATAGTCTTCTGGTATATTCAATATGTTTTTAACTTTTACAGGATCGTATCCAGCAACAGGGTGTGCTACAAATCCCATTTGAGTTGCTTGAATGAGCAAGTTCCCAACCGCTAAACCCGTATCAAACAAAAAGTATTCTCTTCTGTCAGATAGTTCACAGTCGAGTTTTCTTTGTGAATAAACCGCTACCAGAACGGGTGCGTTTTTCATCCAGTAATTTCCACTAGGTAAAGTCTCGTGTATTTTTGAAAGAACATTCTCATCATCCACAACCACAAAACGCCATGGTTGATTGTTCATACACGATGGAGCAAGGTGTGCGGCTTTAATGAGTATCTCTAGCTCCTCTCTTGGTATTTTGTCCCTTTTCAAGGCTCTCCTTGCTCTTCTCCATTCTATGTATTTGTTGAGGGACAGGTCTTCTTTTATCATATTTAAGAGTTCTCTTTTTACCTCTTCTACATGACCTTCAACTTTGACCTTTCTCCATTCTCTTCTAACAAATCCCCATCTGTCGAGGATGAACGTAGACCGTATTGTTTTTTGCCCTTCTTGAACATCGAACATCGAATGGAGTGTTCCCTCTGAATCTGAAAGGAAAGTGATTTTCAAATTGTGTTTCTCCTTGAAATTTTTCAGAACTTTTATACTGTCCTTAGAAACACCCACAATTTGTGTCTCTTCAAACTGCTCATTAGAAAAATCTATCGCTTCTTTGGTACACCCACTTGTACCGGCTTTTGGAAAGAAATATAGGATCGTGTACTTTCCATAGAGATCTGTGTGTGTAAACTTCTTCCCTTCTTCCGTCAGAAGTTCAAAGGGTTTCACTCTCATACTTTCCCTCCTAGCTAAGCTAAAACTAATTCTCAACGATCATTGTACCATAAAAGAACCCCGCATTGAGCGGGGTGATTCATCTTCTTATAGCCGTTGAGCTGTAGAATTGTCTCTTTGGGTATTCGATTTCTCTTCTTTCTTTGTTAAACGCTGATACAGGAACAAGATAACCTACTATCCTCATGTATTCATCTACTTTCGGTTTTCCACAAACAGGACATCTATTTCCGTAGAACGCATGATTTTGTTCACATACACTGATCTTTGTGTTGAAAGCAAAGTACATTACTCCCATGTCTGCTATCATTTTCACCATGTTGAACGATTCCTCTTCAGTTTTGAACGGTTCTCCAAGATTTATATGTAATATGGCACCACCGCTCACTTTCTTATCCCATTTTCCAGAGTATCTGATTCTGTTTAAAACGTCTGTGTTTGCAGCTAGAGGTATCCACTGATTGGAGTAAATCTCGAAAGGCTGTCTTTTTCCGAATATGAACCTATCTTTGAGAGCGAGTGTTACTGCGGCCTTTTCTGCGGGAACCTGTTCTATGTTGAATGTGAATCCGTACTCTTCGTATCCTTTTTCTGCTTCTTCCCTTATGAGTTCCAACATGGTATCCACGAACTTTTCACCTTCTTCTGTATACTTTAGTCCATCGACGTCTTCTTCTGTCATATCCATTATGGAAGCACTCTCCCAAACTCCTGTAATTCCTATCGTACCGTATTGCCTGTTCAACAACATGAGTTCATTTTCGTAAAGGGGTAGAAGCCCCTCAGAAATTCTTTCTTTTATGATCTCTCTAACCGCTGAAAGTGCTTTCTTTACGAGCTGTACTCTATGTTTCAAAATGTGGACGAATCTTTCTTTATCACCATTGCTTTCTAACGCTATCCTTGGTAAGTTTATTGTTATAACTTTGAACGAACCTATATTCAAATCTGAACCACCTATGGAGTTCATTCTCCCTTTCAGTTTTGTATCTTCTTCATTTGAAAGTGAGAACTTTTTCAACGTCCGAGTGGAGGAAGTAAGTCTGCAACACGAGGCAACCGCATCGATTGAATCGGAAATGTACCAATTTGTATCTTGCCATTTCATATTGATTCTGTTTATGAAGCGGGCGCTATCTTCGTCCAAAAATTTTCCATCTTTGTAAAGCAAACTTGCAGTGAGAACGGGGA
The Thermotoga sp. KOL6 genome window above contains:
- a CDS encoding ABC transporter permease translates to MSKFLALFLAMWKQAWRDRTATFFGVAFPVLFLLIFGFIFGGSGTSAKTAVVVADYEPSSFSDFGDVFSSLEEIKDYYHEVAVIKSDKIIFIRNTSDEYYSSLLDSWEMSLKTRVERLLNRLNPVVIVEKKAVGSSKELTPFDYTLTGVIAISLLSIGLFGTVEVFSHYRERGFLKRLKATPIGNFSFVFGLISARMFYGIVSTSIILILGVLIFDVHYSLNVPFFLLSVVSSVLSFIALGAFISLVFKKSEIASEVAVIIFTIMMFLAGVYFPVSFLPRYLKFVSYFLPVKYGVELIRYSMGFEIFPFSQYLFTTSVMFLLGLAFVFYTSILVFREED
- a CDS encoding ABC transporter ATP-binding protein: MILEVLKVVNLKKYYGEVKAVDGISFSVEKGTVFSFLGPNGAGKTTTVEILEGLRKKDEGEIYYFGKRKEFLDNDTKKKIGVCLQKNSFFENLTAWETLKLFKGLYGRGLELSEVVDLFSLEGIRNKRVKNLSGGQFQRLAVAIAFINDPEIVFLDEPTTGLDPQARRQVWEVIKHFKNRGKTIFLTTHYMEEAERLSDYVCIIDHGKIIAEGSPDHLINSSGLKTVVEFDSEQSITVDFLEKKGSHYVVETDKPEELIKDLIKRWDVSNIMIRKPNLEDVFLKLTGRDLRE
- a CDS encoding nitroreductase family protein, translating into MRVKPFELLTEEGKKFTHTDLYGKYTILYFFPKAGTSGCTKEAIDFSNEQFEETQIVGVSKDSIKVLKNFKEKHNLKITFLSDSEGTLHSMFDVQEGQKTIRSTFILDRWGFVRREWRKVKVEGHVEEVKRELLNMIKEDLSLNKYIEWRRARRALKRDKIPREELEILIKAAHLAPSCMNNQPWRFVVVDDENVLSKIHETLPSGNYWMKNAPVLVAVYSQRKLDCELSDRREYFLFDTGLAVGNLLIQATQMGFVAHPVAGYDPVKVKNILNIPEDYILITLIAIGFLGDEAILSEKHRKIENTERVRKDLSEIVKWNV
- a CDS encoding ABC transporter permease, with the translated sequence MRRLIVSILKNDYFRNKGTLFWNFIFPIVLYLILVSIFGGMPSSMNLRIGIVGDSKILKSVFDNLPSGIKVIEIEEPEKALKYGRVDACIIIPENFDSLFSQALFLSKTKVRVPVRITVAYAAERQESIALANIISSILESLDLQIRKLKEVKVEYKKKERENINYSHFVFPAILLVGIMSVGLFTVPYQLVLYKEQGILKRLLASPLSKYGYLVVLIVCGLFAMTMTSTGIMVLARVVYGVSRLSLNFFGGVLFSFLTFLSISFLMVSLFKSFSALGAASQVFNQIFMFMGGFYFDVSNVPWPLKAFVLGNPATYLVDYLRGNLGYKMIYSNHLLVPVIWIAVSLILFLFRWRQVMVVE
- a CDS encoding anaerobic ribonucleoside-triphosphate reductase, whose protein sequence is MIVRYSFENDFENLLNSLISKYGHEMFQLDGLGDQLDVVKFTEEFVKRGIIESTIDTNANVRVTNISTYFIEISKPHTYLYSLYRIWQKMKEMFGKEYADEFIESQINGAIYLHDRHHAALMPYCFAYTLKPIVERGLPFIKTIKSEPAKHLSTFIQHVIQFVMFASNQSSGAVGLPDFFVWMWYYIKKDLEEGIIPPEKLNWYIEQHFQILTYSLNQPIRTTQSPYTNFTYLDRNYIKAIFDGEYYPDGTLITDHVEDIIRLQKHYWEWVSKERERQMFTFPVLTASLLYKDGKFLDEDSARFINRINMKWQDTNWYISDSIDAVASCCRLTSSTRTLKKFSLSNEEDTKLKGRMNSIGGSDLNIGSFKVITINLPRIALESNGDKERFVHILKHRVQLVKKALSAVREIIKERISEGLLPLYENELMLLNRQYGTIGITGVWESASIMDMTEEDVDGLKYTEEGEKFVDTMLELIREEAEKGYEEYGFTFNIEQVPAEKAAVTLALKDRFIFGKRQPFEIYSNQWIPLAANTDVLNRIRYSGKWDKKVSGGAILHINLGEPFKTEEESFNMVKMIADMGVMYFAFNTKISVCEQNHAFYGNRCPVCGKPKVDEYMRIVGYLVPVSAFNKERREIEYPKRQFYSSTAIRR